One part of the Arabidopsis thaliana chromosome 1 sequence genome encodes these proteins:
- a CDS encoding uncharacterized protein (unknown protein; Has 29 Blast hits to 29 proteins in 10 species: Archae - 0; Bacteria - 0; Metazoa - 0; Fungi - 0; Plants - 29; Viruses - 0; Other Eukaryotes - 0 (source: NCBI BLink).), with protein sequence MASSAPQGSVDPLTGKDPAKALTAVASGFFENVKKNKQSFFQFAAMTGILLLSFRSVSQKYRIHDLEEDTAVLKKEQDSLTDRMSKIKSDLLHQASIDSSGVFASRLRLLFGEDKK encoded by the coding sequence ATGGCTTCGTCTGCGCCACAGGGATCTGTTGATCCTCTCACCGGGAAAGATCCGGCGAAGGCTTTAACCGCTGTTGCTTCTGGATTCTTCGAGAatgtgaagaaaaacaagcaaagcttcttccaGTTCGCCGCCATGACTGGGATTTTGCTTCTGAGTTTCCGATCGGTAAGTCAGAAGTACCGAATTCACGATCTGGAGGAAGACACTGCTGTTCTCAAGAAGGAACAAGATAGTTTGACGGATCGTATGAGTAAAATCAAAAGcgatcttcttcatcaagcaTCGATTGACTCTTCCGGCGTCTTTGCTTCTCGTCTCCGTCTACTTTTCGGTGAAGATAAAAAGTGA
- the COR47 gene encoding cold-regulated 47 (cold-regulated 47 (COR47); CONTAINS InterPro DOMAIN/s: Dehydrin (InterPro:IPR000167); BEST Arabidopsis thaliana protein match is: Dehydrin family protein (TAIR:AT1G20450.1); Has 14264 Blast hits to 8754 proteins in 735 species: Archae - 48; Bacteria - 976; Metazoa - 4799; Fungi - 1094; Plants - 2502; Viruses - 117; Other Eukaryotes - 4728 (source: NCBI BLink).), producing the protein MAEEYKNNVPEHETPTVATEESPATTTEVTDRGLFDFLGKKEEEVKPQETTTLESEFDHKAQISEPELAAEHEEVKENKITLLEELQEKTEEDEENKPSVIEKLHRSNSSSSSSSDEEGEEKKEKKKKIVEGEEDKKGLVEKIKEKLPGHHDKTAEDDVPVSTTIPVPVSESVVEHDHPEEEKKGLVEKIKEKLPGHHDEKAEDSPAVTSTPLVVTEHPVEPTTELPVEHPEEKKGILEKIKEKLPGYHAKTTEEEVKKEKESDD; encoded by the exons ATGGCTGAGGAGTACAAGAACAACGTTCCCGAGCACGAGACACCAACGGTCGCAACAGAGGAATCACCAGCGACGACAACAGAGGTTACGGATCGTggattgtttgatttcttggggaagaaggaagaggaagtgaAACCTCAAGAGACAACGACGCTCGAGTCTGAGTTCGATCATAAGGCTCAGATCTCTGAACCGGAGTTAGCTGCGGAGCACGAGGAAGTGAAGGAGAACAAGATTACTCTGCTAGAGGAGCTTCAAGAAAAGACCGAGGAAGATGAGGAGAACAAGCCTAGTGTCATCGAAAAGCTTCACCGATCCAACagctcttcttcctct TCGAGCGATGAAGAAGGTGaggaaaagaaggagaagaagaagaagatcgttgaaggagaggaagaTAAGAAAGGACTAGTGGAGAAGATCAAGGAGAAGCTCCCAGGACACCACGACAAGACAGCAGAGGATGATGTACCAGTTTCCACTACCATCCCGGTACCAGTGTCGGAGAGTGTGGTGGAGCATGACCATCccgaggaagagaagaaaggatTAGTTGAGAAGATCAAGGAGAAGCTTCCTGGTCACCACGACGAGAAAGCAGAGGATTCACCAGCTGTCACGTCCACGCCGTTGGTTGTAACGGAGCATCCGGTGGAGCCTACGACGGAGCTTCCAGTGGAACATCCGGAGGAGAAGAAGGGGATTTTGGAAAAGATCAAAGAGAAGCTTCCAGGTTATCATGCCAAGACCACTGAAGAggaagtgaagaaagaaaaagagtctGATGATTAA